The following are encoded together in the Halorubrum lacusprofundi ATCC 49239 genome:
- the cas8b gene encoding type I-B CRISPR-associated protein Cas8b/Csh1, with protein MSGPTREDFAAAIDDYWHGRPPTSLEDVMSLYGVLAVAESGGSLYGTPSTLDPFIDDGRLVVIDLDLTGDEPTYEQGGAGISVDTLRTDDIAKLAYSHKSSGRGAKYSLTQIGSKNGNDASGVAGTILRRVRSWTNQDSVQSITGDNGHPDAWVIETLDKVFTKDGETLERIQSDIESLLPTDDSVPTVLTVRCRINDTDLSTTDNDDTDWFWPADLDVLNRAMRRYATANATDKNISSGPASEGEAVGVVTDQVGRVVGTPESPLEVFSVKHPDAQPGLRRDQSWRNYPVSADVAMLFSKGQDLIERCVLRRGGVETYTLPYFAGELTELKAETLYRAIHSLDSESEYTDSSHAPMARVTYEIQENDDPAVRALKDEIRFYVVSLPISDDKNIIAEEPSAGIYWVSELAKSLVDTVQGPTLSPESGGFRTYDNWDLLDFPDETGQARNVAFGKIVGHTFTDAVFAYRDEEGDDFRRIVDHRLIAGVPLDASMLFSEYMQRWGDEFDGDDPVPQQVIAQQLVHLESLSRAGLLTGLDAAVEPTDTETMTAIEDTDTDLSNLAAIRKYRLESFLDRPMFTENAERKATALAGVLVGQISWHQADERDLGRPLDSKTRGDQLTKNGLEQAVKTALEKAKVYAHDSKQYADRDILFPETVDLLLETTEQMPTKWEIDKRDLQFAYVLGHAHGRRSMPNAFDLYKKDDASEESEAAESPAN; from the coding sequence ATGAGCGGCCCGACACGGGAAGACTTCGCAGCAGCCATCGATGACTACTGGCATGGTCGACCACCGACCAGCCTCGAAGACGTGATGTCACTGTACGGTGTACTTGCAGTTGCCGAATCCGGAGGCTCGCTGTACGGTACGCCAAGTACGCTTGACCCCTTTATCGACGACGGGCGTTTGGTCGTTATTGATCTCGATTTGACTGGCGACGAGCCAACATACGAACAAGGAGGCGCAGGTATCAGCGTCGATACCCTCCGCACCGATGATATAGCAAAGCTCGCGTACTCACACAAGTCCTCCGGCCGGGGAGCGAAGTACAGTCTCACGCAGATCGGATCGAAAAACGGAAACGACGCCTCGGGTGTTGCTGGGACGATCCTGAGGCGTGTTCGTTCATGGACTAATCAAGATAGCGTCCAGAGTATTACTGGTGACAACGGACACCCTGATGCGTGGGTTATCGAAACGTTAGACAAGGTATTCACGAAAGACGGCGAGACACTCGAACGAATTCAATCAGATATAGAGTCACTACTACCCACAGACGATTCAGTCCCGACTGTACTGACTGTCCGCTGTCGGATCAACGACACAGATCTCAGCACTACTGACAATGATGACACAGACTGGTTTTGGCCCGCCGATCTCGATGTACTCAACCGAGCAATGCGACGCTACGCGACGGCCAACGCCACTGACAAGAATATTAGTTCTGGCCCTGCTTCCGAAGGCGAGGCAGTCGGTGTTGTGACCGATCAGGTGGGTCGTGTAGTCGGGACACCTGAAAGCCCGCTGGAAGTTTTTTCAGTCAAACATCCGGATGCTCAGCCCGGCCTCCGACGTGACCAATCGTGGCGAAACTATCCGGTGAGTGCCGACGTTGCGATGCTGTTCAGTAAAGGTCAGGACCTTATCGAGCGCTGTGTGCTTCGCCGAGGCGGGGTTGAGACGTACACACTCCCGTACTTCGCTGGCGAACTCACCGAATTAAAAGCTGAAACACTATATCGGGCGATCCATTCACTCGATTCAGAAAGCGAGTACACGGACAGTTCACATGCCCCGATGGCGAGAGTTACCTACGAGATCCAAGAAAACGACGATCCAGCAGTTCGGGCACTGAAAGACGAAATCCGATTCTATGTCGTCTCATTACCAATCAGTGACGACAAAAACATCATCGCCGAAGAACCCTCGGCGGGTATCTATTGGGTCTCCGAACTCGCAAAGTCGCTTGTCGACACGGTCCAAGGGCCGACACTCTCGCCCGAATCGGGAGGATTCAGAACCTACGATAACTGGGACCTCCTTGATTTTCCCGACGAGACGGGTCAGGCTCGAAACGTCGCGTTCGGCAAAATCGTCGGCCACACATTCACCGACGCCGTGTTTGCCTACCGTGACGAGGAGGGGGACGACTTCCGACGAATCGTCGACCACCGACTCATCGCCGGAGTACCACTTGACGCCTCGATGCTCTTTTCAGAGTACATGCAGCGCTGGGGTGACGAGTTCGATGGCGACGACCCGGTTCCACAACAGGTCATCGCCCAACAGCTCGTGCATCTCGAATCGCTGTCGCGTGCCGGACTCCTAACAGGACTCGACGCGGCGGTCGAACCAACGGACACAGAGACTATGACAGCAATCGAAGACACAGACACTGACCTTTCGAACCTCGCGGCGATCCGTAAGTACCGACTCGAATCGTTCCTCGACCGACCCATGTTCACCGAGAACGCCGAGCGAAAGGCAACCGCCCTCGCTGGCGTTCTCGTCGGACAAATAAGTTGGCATCAAGCAGACGAGCGCGATCTCGGTCGACCGCTCGACTCGAAAACGCGTGGCGATCAGCTCACGAAAAACGGGCTCGAACAAGCGGTGAAAACAGCCTTAGAAAAGGCAAAAGTGTACGCACACGACTCAAAACAGTACGCTGACCGAGATATTCTGTTCCCTGAAACAGTCGACCTGCTTCTTGAAACGACGGAGCAGATGCCGACCAAATGGGAGATCGACAAACGTGATCTCCAGTTTGCCTACGTGCTCGGACACGCCCACGGTCGACGGTCGATGCCGAACGCGTTCGATCTGTACAAAAAAGACGACGCAAGCGAGGAGAGCGAAGCAGCCGAATCGCC
- a CDS encoding DUF499 domain-containing protein — MTISELLTPREEVRKGRFQGVLQAHKVGGSEDRLENDPSRLLSMTYPSNALETAFDHVDNKLRGRDSQGGITLTGPYGAGKSHGLLTLYHLFNSPEMGQEWLDDWELGLDLPDSADATILSTSETDADHIWEPVFEDLGREDISEDVKRYVTTDHIEDLCADKPVAIFFDEIETWWESFSDSEDEELVERNEFFIQNLLEVANDPSEDLFVFITLLDKSDDFKRILNRTNPYAVDLNATGDRERIILHRLFETRRKELNENKVRDIVQNYVENYNYPIEIEEEKRYENRMVETYPFHPELLDLLDNLYEGGKERQNVRGAMNVLADTVRRLYEETDLIITSDIEVAAFRGINQTLFNRYVSDLDSVEDIDYGQELLKTILLYTLDERSQMASVTECLVGTYKPEKNSVSKLDMSLQNLYGTAHYLDRDGQKDNYYITEDPKLTALVTREQERVLEGERDAIEEKLAEVVRDDVWKGDVVVYPEDDVSDSRDISVVVMLDYLSNGALEKKLDSFFEGRTYQNTVLFVTPNQKIRQDDDLISKAARVLGAENLRGKVDDEQGELEKIIRDERRELRNELEDNYGSWVKWTDSGGGLRMRKKSVSPDIEDVKSKVGRDKTYIGEKIVEEVQDAENGVNVGSMLNDFRQFRRMPVVLEDSAFYSALGQLYRDGKIILESDRAKFYATQKGDPLPDLNDELTIHHPENLDESVYTETEPEPEPEAGTTGSGGGTTGSSIGTGEGTTTTVGHTGSGTGEEGETVSKQTETKTVQLEGNSARVLRSVAESRVNGDADTATHIDLSYDLDDLSKDELIEFLEELPSANHIDAQVVIESEVQD; from the coding sequence ATGACAATTTCCGAGCTTCTGACTCCCCGCGAGGAAGTCCGAAAGGGGAGATTTCAGGGAGTTCTCCAAGCACACAAGGTAGGTGGGTCTGAAGACCGGCTTGAAAATGATCCTTCTCGTCTTCTCTCCATGACGTATCCGTCGAACGCTCTGGAAACCGCGTTCGACCACGTCGACAACAAACTAAGGGGCAGAGATAGTCAAGGAGGGATTACGCTTACAGGGCCATACGGGGCCGGTAAATCGCACGGCCTGCTGACTCTGTACCACCTCTTCAACAGTCCAGAGATGGGCCAGGAATGGCTCGATGATTGGGAGCTCGGTTTAGATCTCCCTGACTCTGCAGATGCGACAATACTCTCTACCAGTGAGACAGACGCAGACCACATCTGGGAGCCAGTCTTCGAAGACCTAGGTAGAGAAGACATCTCTGAAGACGTCAAGCGCTACGTCACGACTGACCACATCGAGGATCTCTGCGCTGACAAGCCCGTCGCCATCTTCTTCGATGAGATCGAAACGTGGTGGGAGTCATTCAGCGACTCGGAAGATGAGGAACTGGTGGAACGTAACGAGTTCTTCATCCAAAACCTGCTGGAAGTAGCGAACGACCCCAGTGAGGACTTGTTCGTCTTCATCACCCTCTTGGACAAGAGCGACGACTTCAAACGAATCCTCAACAGGACTAACCCCTACGCCGTTGACCTGAATGCTACAGGTGACCGGGAACGGATTATACTCCACCGCCTTTTCGAGACCCGCCGCAAGGAACTGAACGAAAACAAGGTCAGGGATATCGTCCAGAACTACGTCGAGAATTACAACTACCCTATCGAGATCGAGGAGGAGAAGCGCTACGAGAACCGGATGGTGGAGACCTACCCGTTCCATCCTGAGCTCCTAGATCTGCTCGACAACTTGTATGAGGGCGGGAAGGAACGTCAGAACGTCCGGGGGGCGATGAACGTTCTTGCTGATACTGTGCGCAGGCTCTACGAGGAAACGGATCTCATCATTACTAGTGATATCGAAGTAGCTGCGTTCCGAGGAATCAATCAGACCCTGTTCAACCGGTACGTTTCTGACCTAGATTCTGTGGAGGATATCGATTATGGTCAGGAGTTGCTGAAAACGATTCTTCTATACACTCTGGACGAGCGGTCACAGATGGCCTCTGTCACTGAGTGCTTAGTGGGGACGTACAAGCCGGAGAAAAACTCGGTGTCGAAGCTGGATATGTCCCTGCAGAACCTGTATGGCACGGCTCACTACCTGGATCGGGACGGCCAGAAAGACAATTACTACATCACCGAGGACCCCAAGCTCACCGCACTCGTAACCCGTGAACAGGAACGAGTGTTAGAGGGAGAAAGAGATGCGATCGAAGAGAAACTGGCTGAGGTCGTCCGCGACGATGTTTGGAAAGGAGACGTAGTAGTCTATCCAGAAGACGATGTCTCTGACTCACGGGATATCTCGGTTGTTGTGATGCTGGATTACCTGTCAAACGGTGCTTTGGAGAAGAAGTTGGACAGTTTCTTTGAGGGCCGGACCTACCAGAACACGGTTCTCTTCGTCACGCCCAACCAGAAGATCCGCCAAGATGATGACTTGATCAGCAAGGCGGCCCGCGTACTGGGAGCGGAGAACCTGAGGGGCAAGGTTGACGACGAGCAAGGTGAACTGGAGAAGATAATCCGAGACGAACGCCGTGAGCTCAGAAACGAGCTTGAGGACAACTACGGTAGCTGGGTCAAATGGACTGATTCCGGTGGAGGCCTTCGGATGAGAAAGAAGTCGGTCAGTCCTGACATTGAGGATGTGAAGAGCAAGGTCGGCCGTGATAAGACCTATATTGGAGAGAAGATCGTCGAAGAGGTCCAGGATGCAGAGAACGGGGTTAACGTAGGTTCGATGCTCAATGATTTCCGCCAGTTCCGCAGGATGCCGGTGGTCCTTGAGGATAGTGCGTTTTACTCTGCTCTCGGCCAGCTCTACCGAGATGGGAAGATTATCTTGGAAAGTGACCGTGCGAAGTTCTATGCGACTCAGAAGGGCGATCCATTGCCGGATCTAAACGATGAACTGACCATCCATCACCCAGAAAATCTTGATGAGTCGGTTTACACTGAGACGGAGCCAGAACCCGAGCCCGAAGCGGGCACTACTGGTTCGGGAGGAGGTACGACTGGAAGCAGTATCGGTACAGGCGAGGGAACCACGACGACTGTCGGTCATACAGGGTCAGGGACTGGAGAGGAAGGAGAAACAGTTAGCAAACAGACCGAGACCAAGACGGTTCAGTTAGAGGGCAACAGCGCCCGTGTTCTGCGAAGTGTAGCGGAGTCACGGGTTAACGGAGACGCGGACACTGCAACACATATCGATCTCTCCTACGATTTGGACGATCTGTCGAAGGATGAGCTGATCGAGTTCCTGGAAGAACTACCAAGTGCAAATCATATCGACGCTCAGGTGGTGATCGAAAGTGAAGTTCAAGACTGA
- the cas6 gene encoding CRISPR-associated endoribonuclease Cas6, producing MAHLSARADTAYQDDYHHKLRGRLWNALDGTEYGERHDSGEPPGFAYSNPFPPHDMQEGDERKLIVSSVEDGLLAHVAADLLEEPEFNIGEMPFHVDDVTSFTPDVGEPGTQGIIESGTGLLIRIPPWRCEEYGIDHPGGDTAVFWQPEHTTEPLITQLRANLDKKHGLFCPDYLPGPSERDTELFDSYELIKTFSIPVTVTEGTQMTYVLSKWRFGYTVQDDHHRRHLNLALDTGLGERNSLGLGFINITDKTAPWEVSS from the coding sequence ATGGCTCATCTGTCAGCACGGGCAGACACTGCCTACCAAGATGACTACCATCACAAACTTCGTGGTCGACTCTGGAATGCTCTCGATGGAACCGAATACGGCGAACGGCATGATTCCGGTGAGCCACCAGGATTCGCGTATTCAAATCCGTTCCCCCCACACGACATGCAGGAGGGTGACGAGCGAAAACTGATTGTTTCCTCGGTGGAAGATGGGCTCCTTGCGCACGTCGCGGCAGACCTGCTTGAAGAGCCGGAGTTCAATATCGGCGAGATGCCGTTTCACGTCGACGACGTGACCTCATTTACGCCAGATGTCGGCGAACCAGGCACGCAGGGAATCATCGAAAGCGGCACGGGCTTGTTGATCCGAATTCCTCCTTGGCGGTGCGAGGAGTACGGAATCGACCATCCCGGGGGCGACACTGCTGTCTTCTGGCAGCCCGAACACACCACCGAACCGCTGATCACCCAACTGCGGGCTAACCTCGACAAGAAACACGGACTGTTCTGTCCCGACTACTTGCCGGGACCGAGCGAGCGAGACACAGAACTGTTCGACTCCTACGAGTTGATCAAGACCTTCTCGATCCCGGTGACTGTGACCGAGGGTACGCAGATGACTTACGTCCTCAGTAAGTGGCGATTCGGGTATACGGTCCAAGACGACCACCACCGTCGACACCTCAACCTCGCGCTGGATACAGGGTTAGGTGAGCGGAACTCCCTCGGCTTGGGATTCATCAATATTACGGACAAAACGGCACCGTGGGAAGTCTCATCATGA
- a CDS encoding ISH6-like element ISHla10 family transposase, translating into MHATIDVRFELSIDDDKTLPLATLAEAVTDQNLEAVLLESLVESLDAASVEALCGEKHAHGNGDQRFQRAGTDTRTAVTTAGEHEFSLHYVEDTAASPDESSYFRPVEDVLDFDGQNRYQQDIAAKSVDLATSLSYRDAANHGDSFVSMPSPTTINRRAKKYGHKLKQFLPDCVAGTDADAVIPDGTKCHSQDDDRSSHSVQATLGEDTAEESRSLLDLSVNADWDETAAELDDIGAVTDDATVVSDADSGIVTAFTDENRDHQLDLVHVGRTLGYTLWDDGVFSLDRRKEIVSEVIDEVFHLKNSVAKHRPAEEFAAIRSRIARTRERLEKTAWQLEQFGSAKAAGYLRRWLPSIVTFAEHAVEGFEVPWTSNPVERLMGEVSKRCKNQWMRWTAEGLEAILQLRLVKYADPEYYQAFLDELLQRSTKTAINCDLSIESTSGKV; encoded by the coding sequence ATGCACGCCACAATCGACGTGCGGTTCGAACTGAGTATCGACGACGACAAAACGCTACCGCTCGCCACGCTTGCCGAGGCCGTCACTGACCAGAACCTCGAAGCAGTCCTTCTCGAATCGCTGGTCGAGAGCCTCGACGCCGCCAGCGTCGAGGCGCTCTGTGGTGAGAAACACGCACATGGCAACGGTGACCAGCGCTTCCAACGCGCCGGCACCGACACCCGCACAGCTGTCACAACTGCCGGAGAACACGAGTTCTCTCTCCACTACGTCGAAGATACAGCCGCTTCCCCAGACGAATCCAGCTACTTCCGGCCCGTCGAAGACGTTCTCGACTTCGACGGGCAGAACCGCTATCAGCAGGACATCGCCGCCAAAAGCGTCGATCTCGCTACCTCGCTCAGCTATCGAGACGCTGCCAATCACGGCGACAGCTTCGTCTCGATGCCGTCGCCGACCACCATCAACCGCCGTGCCAAGAAATACGGCCACAAGCTCAAACAGTTCCTTCCAGACTGTGTCGCTGGCACAGACGCTGACGCCGTCATTCCTGACGGGACAAAGTGCCACAGCCAAGACGACGACCGCTCGTCCCACTCCGTCCAAGCAACGCTCGGCGAAGACACCGCCGAAGAGTCACGCTCCCTGCTGGATCTGTCGGTCAACGCTGACTGGGACGAAACTGCCGCCGAACTCGATGATATCGGCGCAGTCACTGACGACGCGACGGTCGTCAGTGACGCTGATAGCGGCATCGTCACAGCCTTTACCGACGAAAACCGTGACCACCAGCTCGATCTCGTCCACGTCGGCCGAACGCTGGGTTACACCCTCTGGGACGATGGCGTCTTCTCCTTGGACCGTCGGAAGGAGATCGTTTCGGAGGTGATCGACGAGGTGTTCCATCTGAAGAACTCTGTGGCGAAGCATCGTCCAGCGGAGGAGTTCGCGGCGATCCGCTCGCGGATCGCGCGAACGAGAGAGCGATTAGAGAAGACAGCGTGGCAACTGGAGCAGTTCGGGTCAGCAAAGGCTGCAGGGTATCTTCGGCGGTGGCTGCCGTCGATTGTGACGTTCGCCGAGCACGCTGTCGAGGGGTTCGAGGTTCCGTGGACCTCGAACCCCGTCGAACGACTGATGGGCGAGGTCAGCAAGCGGTGCAAGAACCAGTGGATGCGCTGGACAGCAGAGGGATTGGAAGCGATACTCCAACTTCGGTTGGTGAAGTACGCCGACCCCGAGTACTACCAAGCGTTCCTCGACGAACTGCTCCAACGTTCGACCAAAACAGCAATCAACTGTGACCTCTCAATTGAGAGTACCAGCGGCAAAGTCTAG
- a CDS encoding argonaute/piwi family protein, whose protein sequence is MTDFDAKWLGEPSLKFGDGEAKDPRAGLLQYGPWSPGDGNSSTDIYVGFLGTSQSISAVKSLFKQMETSIPREAEEPERNKPPFPGLGANSPFEASFVMLDRWKWEIPQTDVDLIVDEPTTDGSVQMLLDLMEKYIKNLAEDDPPPNVIVISLPPEIVDACTHPDKSRPKMKAGNTDFHDRIKTFGLEYDVPTQLIRPSSLRFGKNDDGQEKAEVAWNLAVAMLYKSKEGHPWKLGHLENDTCYAGISFYKERHGDRSRTHASLAQVFLGTGESFVLRGDPAVKDDGSGNNHLTRDSAKDIVEQILEQYRFKRRGAEPSRFVLHKTSRFDPEEREGFKEGAGDIDKLDFVTIREGDPIRLYASGNYPPLRGTVMTPRGEDKHFLYTQGYTPAVQTYPGPRIPTPITVEPDPEECHSSYEEICKEILSFTKLDWNTSDFAKKKPVTIKVARAVGAILAEAEKRNIKVKPQYYYYM, encoded by the coding sequence ATGACTGATTTTGATGCAAAGTGGCTGGGTGAGCCATCACTGAAATTTGGAGATGGGGAGGCAAAGGATCCTCGTGCAGGCCTGCTGCAGTACGGGCCTTGGAGTCCAGGTGATGGAAACAGTAGCACGGATATCTACGTTGGTTTCCTCGGTACCAGCCAGTCTATCAGCGCCGTCAAGAGCCTGTTCAAGCAAATGGAGACATCTATTCCCCGAGAAGCTGAGGAGCCTGAAAGGAACAAACCTCCGTTCCCAGGCCTCGGTGCAAACTCTCCGTTCGAGGCCAGCTTTGTAATGTTGGATCGGTGGAAGTGGGAGATTCCGCAGACGGATGTCGATCTGATTGTGGATGAACCGACTACTGATGGAAGTGTACAGATGCTGCTGGATTTGATGGAGAAGTATATCAAGAATCTGGCAGAGGATGATCCTCCGCCGAATGTGATTGTCATTTCTCTACCACCGGAAATCGTGGATGCCTGTACTCATCCGGATAAGAGCCGTCCGAAAATGAAGGCAGGAAATACGGATTTCCATGACCGGATCAAAACGTTCGGATTGGAGTATGATGTTCCCACGCAGTTGATCCGGCCCAGCTCTCTTCGTTTCGGGAAGAACGATGATGGTCAGGAGAAGGCAGAGGTAGCCTGGAATTTAGCCGTAGCAATGCTTTACAAGTCGAAAGAGGGGCATCCCTGGAAACTCGGCCACTTAGAGAATGATACCTGTTACGCTGGGATCTCATTTTACAAGGAGCGTCACGGTGATCGAAGCCGGACCCATGCCTCGTTAGCCCAAGTGTTTCTCGGTACTGGGGAGAGTTTTGTCCTCAGAGGAGATCCTGCGGTCAAAGATGATGGATCTGGTAATAACCATCTCACCCGAGACAGTGCAAAAGATATTGTGGAGCAAATTCTTGAGCAGTACAGGTTCAAACGACGTGGTGCTGAGCCAAGCCGGTTTGTTCTGCATAAGACGTCTCGTTTCGATCCTGAGGAGCGAGAGGGTTTCAAAGAGGGTGCTGGAGATATCGACAAACTGGACTTCGTAACGATTCGGGAGGGCGATCCAATCCGGTTGTATGCTTCTGGAAATTATCCTCCGCTTCGAGGGACAGTGATGACTCCCCGAGGAGAAGACAAGCACTTCCTGTACACACAGGGGTATACGCCAGCAGTCCAGACGTATCCTGGTCCTCGGATTCCGACTCCGATAACCGTTGAGCCTGACCCAGAGGAGTGTCATAGCTCATATGAGGAAATTTGCAAGGAGATTCTCTCATTCACGAAATTGGACTGGAATACCTCTGACTTTGCGAAAAAGAAGCCGGTTACAATCAAGGTCGCCAGAGCTGTTGGTGCGATCTTAGCGGAGGCAGAGAAACGGAATATCAAGGTCAAGCCTCAGTACTACTACTATATGTAA
- a CDS encoding tyrosine-type recombinase/integrase, which yields MSHPESDQESELEPQQPSFDDVRWSACSLEDFTQLYWEQVAPCLEAEGLDPTAEKPTHQWFSDHGVRSFLAAFRRHHDRSFGEFWSEDLGLGDDDDGYTWATSDEQTVDALERFLDRRQSRYGLSTSSVDTLRTRLNLYVRAYSEANDTDDLLSPIQRDRDAPAYEAVDACYGAFDWLNEGAEREYSAQTLQRVRRIVDAWYQHLVGRRIASMNPASGLYEEFKWETKDSPTPSLSAAHIRQLMEMETTSRDQLLVVALAGWGLRAGEVAALHISQFNRDVPDDDVPHIAFESRKNGPGEVSVLFGLDILDSRIDELGEDETWDGYLFPSPQGQIPHVTRDTIRNWFQKLASEADLPDRIEGERPSPQLCRRFWYDTYTAVLEGVLEGVEEIAAEQGSSDPQVVMQNYLSDSRSRQLRREFMREQLMGIFRGES from the coding sequence ATGAGTCACCCTGAGTCCGATCAGGAAAGCGAGCTCGAACCACAGCAGCCTTCGTTCGACGATGTCCGGTGGTCGGCCTGTTCACTCGAAGACTTCACACAGCTCTACTGGGAGCAGGTTGCTCCGTGTCTCGAAGCAGAAGGCCTTGATCCTACGGCGGAGAAACCAACCCACCAGTGGTTCAGTGATCACGGTGTGCGGTCATTTCTCGCGGCCTTTCGTCGACACCACGACCGATCTTTCGGAGAGTTCTGGAGTGAAGATCTCGGACTTGGTGACGACGATGACGGCTACACTTGGGCAACTTCCGATGAGCAAACAGTCGACGCACTCGAGCGATTCTTGGATCGTCGACAGTCGCGGTACGGTCTTTCGACGTCTTCTGTCGACACCCTCCGAACGCGGCTGAACCTCTATGTCCGGGCGTACTCTGAGGCAAACGACACGGATGATCTCCTCTCGCCAATTCAACGTGATCGAGACGCACCCGCATACGAAGCTGTCGATGCATGCTATGGTGCATTTGACTGGCTGAATGAGGGGGCCGAACGCGAGTACAGTGCTCAGACCCTCCAACGGGTGCGACGCATCGTCGACGCTTGGTATCAGCATCTGGTCGGTCGACGAATCGCTTCGATGAATCCCGCCAGCGGATTGTATGAAGAATTCAAGTGGGAAACCAAAGACTCGCCGACCCCATCACTGTCAGCGGCCCATATTCGCCAGCTGATGGAGATGGAAACGACCTCACGAGACCAACTATTGGTGGTTGCCCTCGCTGGGTGGGGACTCCGAGCAGGCGAGGTCGCGGCACTCCACATTTCGCAGTTCAATCGCGATGTTCCCGACGACGACGTCCCCCATATCGCATTCGAGAGCCGTAAGAACGGTCCTGGAGAAGTATCGGTACTGTTCGGTCTAGATATCCTGGACTCCCGAATTGATGAACTTGGAGAAGATGAGACGTGGGACGGATACTTGTTCCCCTCACCGCAGGGCCAAATCCCACACGTAACGCGGGACACAATCCGTAATTGGTTCCAAAAGCTTGCTTCAGAAGCCGATCTTCCAGATCGGATCGAAGGCGAGCGTCCGAGTCCGCAGCTCTGTCGACGGTTCTGGTATGATACCTATACTGCAGTTCTCGAAGGAGTCCTCGAAGGCGTCGAAGAAATAGCTGCAGAGCAGGGTAGTAGCGATCCACAGGTCGTTATGCAGAATTACCTCTCCGACTCACGATCTCGCCAGTTACGTCGCGAATTCATGCGTGAGCAACTGATGGGAATCTTCAGGGGTGAGAGTTAG
- a CDS encoding ParA family protein produces MLTYAPVSEAGGVGKTTTAATLAASHARAGHEVLVIDMDTQNGSLTYFFGPDYDRGDPNVDNLVRHLVGRPKGEFHDLAIEVEEGIDLIPSHNMLEDLHEFLLNEKNQAENFGESYSMYHQLHRVLSEANVRDKYDVVIVDSAGKAGPILYNALVAVRNVVIPFEATAKGQESIEGLDDLVDGLEESIDIDVGVLAVLPIGYKDTRDQKEILADLRGSGFSVPVVIGERGSLMEGCWKQQCSPYRYVEEHRSRKRDYETETLNQFDELARHLEREAGLEIPEVTA; encoded by the coding sequence ATGCTCACTTATGCACCCGTTTCAGAGGCTGGAGGGGTCGGAAAGACGACCACTGCAGCGACACTTGCAGCGAGTCACGCACGCGCGGGACATGAGGTCCTCGTAATCGACATGGACACACAGAACGGCAGTCTCACCTATTTCTTCGGTCCAGATTACGACCGTGGAGATCCAAACGTCGACAATCTGGTCCGACATCTCGTAGGGCGTCCAAAAGGAGAATTCCACGATCTTGCTATTGAGGTCGAAGAAGGGATTGACCTAATACCATCTCACAATATGCTCGAGGACCTCCACGAGTTCCTACTGAACGAAAAAAATCAGGCTGAGAATTTCGGTGAGTCCTACAGTATGTACCATCAACTCCATCGTGTTCTCAGTGAGGCAAACGTTCGCGATAAATACGACGTCGTCATCGTAGATTCTGCAGGTAAGGCAGGTCCAATTCTGTACAATGCATTGGTTGCAGTCAGGAACGTCGTTATTCCATTTGAGGCAACTGCAAAGGGTCAAGAATCGATTGAAGGTCTCGACGATCTCGTCGATGGCCTAGAGGAAAGTATTGATATTGACGTGGGAGTGCTTGCAGTCCTCCCGATTGGGTATAAGGACACACGTGACCAGAAAGAAATTCTGGCAGATCTCCGTGGGAGTGGATTCTCAGTTCCCGTTGTTATTGGCGAACGAGGGTCGCTGATGGAAGGGTGCTGGAAACAGCAGTGTAGCCCGTACAGGTACGTTGAGGAGCATCGGAGCCGGAAGCGCGACTACGAAACTGAGACACTCAACCAGTTTGACGAGCTGGCTCGTCATCTAGAACGGGAAGCAGGGCTTGAGATTCCAGAGGTGACTGCATAA